From Apium graveolens cultivar Ventura chromosome 9, ASM990537v1, whole genome shotgun sequence, the proteins below share one genomic window:
- the LOC141684775 gene encoding carboxyl-terminal-processing peptidase 2, chloroplastic-like produces MVLLGCSIRPCKSSLLSSNPNFSYKVPSNSFVVSSVEIKIWNCLSYVRLNASVRPQSFVIHSVRRDRNVHGFYLPKSTKFTARVRKALNLSVSFRDRLPINVFQLVVGVMLFMAVAVPVAKSPSWALTEENLLFLEAWRTIDRAYVDKSFNGQSWFRYRENALRNEPMNNREETYVAIRKMLGTLDDPFTRFLEPEKFKSLRSGTKGALTGVGLSIGYPIKDDSSPPGLVVISSAPGGPANRAGVLSGDIIMAIDNTSTETMDIYDAAERLQGTDGSAVELTISSGLTTRHLSLKREKVSLNPVKSRICQTSGAGKDASRIGYIKLSSFNENASGAVREAIDDLRRDNVSAFILDLRDNSGGLFPEGIKIAQIWLDKGVIVYICDSRGVRDIYDTDGSNAIAVSEPLVVLVNKGTASASEILAGALKDNKRAVLLGEPTFGKGKIQSVFELSDGSGMAVTVARYETPAHTDINKVGIIPDHPLPASFPKDDDSLCGCLQDPTSGCYLDRVGLFLR; encoded by the exons ATGGTGCTACTTGGATGCTCTATTCGTCCTTGTAAATCTTCACTTCTTTCTTCAAACCCTAACTTCTCCTACAAG GTGCCCTCGAATTCTTTTGTTGTTAGTTCTGTAGAGATTAAAATTTGGAATTGTTTATCATATGTTCGATTAAATGCCTCCGTGAGGCCACAAAGTTTTGTTATTCACTCAGTTAGGAGGGATAGGAATGTACATGGTTTTTATCTTCCCAAATCGACGAAATTTACTGCCCGTGTAAGGAAAGCTCTGAATCTTAGTGTTAGTTTTCGAGATAGGTTGCCGATAAATGTGTTTCAGTTGGTGGTTGGAGTTATGCTGTTCATGGCTGTTGCTGTGCCTGTTGCCAAATCTCCTTCTT GGGCTCTTACGGAAGAGAATCTTTTGTTCTTGGAGGCTTGGAGGACAATTGATCGCGCCTATGTTGACAAATCTTTTAATGGCCAAAGTTGGTTTAGATACAGAGAGAATGCACTTCGTAATGAACCAATGAACAACCGAGAAGAGACCT ATGTGGCTATAAGGAAGATGCTTGGTACACTAGATGACCCGTTCACCCGGTTCTTGGAGCCCGAAAAATTTAAAAGTCTTCGG TCTGGGACGAAAGGTGCTCTGACAGGAGTAGGACTTTCCATTGGTTATCCAATAAAAGATGATAGTTCTCCTCCTGGATTGGTGGTTATTTCTTCTGCTCCAGGAGGTCCTGCAAATAGAGCTGGAGTTTTGTCGGGGGATATAATCATGGCAATTGACAATACAAGTACAGAAACCATGGACATCTATGATGCAGCAGAGCGTTTGCA GGGCACCGATGGAAGTGCAGTCGAGCTAACAATCAGTAGTGGACTCACAACGAGGCATCTATCATTAAA ACGTGAGAAGGTCTCATTAAATCCCGTGAAGTCGAGAATTTGTCAGACATCTGGTGCAGGAAAAGATGCCTCCAGGATTGGATATATTAAACTATCCTCATTTAATGAAAATGCTTCTG GGGCTGTCAGGGAAGCAATTGATGATCTAAGGAGAGATAATGTCAGTGCATTTATCTTGGACCTTCGGGATAATAG TGGTGGTTTATTTCCTGAAGGAATTAAAATTGCCCAGATCTG GCTGGACAAGGGAGTCATTGTGTATATATGTGACAGTCGTGGTGTGCGGGATATATACGACACAGATGGAAGCAATGCTATAGCAGTCTCAGAACCCCTGGTTGTGCTG GTGAACAAAGGTACTGCAAGTGCTAGTGAAATCTTAGCTGGTGCACTGAAAGATAATAAACGAGCAGTTCTATTAGGAGAGCCTACATTTGGGAAAGG GAAAATTCAATCAGTGTTCGAGCTTTCAGATGGTTCAGGCATGGCAGTTACAGTTGCTCGTTATGAAACACCCGCCCACACTGATATTAACAAG GTTGGCATAATTCCTGATCATCCATTGCCGGCATCATTTCCTAAAGACGATGACAGTTTGTGCGGCTGCCTCCAAGACCCTACATCGGGCTGCTATCTTGACAGAGTGGGTTTATTCTTAAGATAA